A single window of Cervus canadensis isolate Bull #8, Minnesota chromosome 17, ASM1932006v1, whole genome shotgun sequence DNA harbors:
- the CATSPER2 gene encoding cation channel sperm-associated protein 2 — MPTYHPSGHMQLPRADAIRSRLIDTFSLIEHLQGLSQAVPRHTIREILDSSRLKSLMLGDQHQLVRFSIKPRHVERITHAQRLMSTLRVRCSKRPPLSLWAGWVLERPIFRNFIIFLIFLNTIVLMVEIELLESANTRLETLKLTLEVAAWFILLVFILEILLMWLSSFFLFWKNAWNVFDFVVTVLSLMPEIVVLAGVTSQPVWLQLLRICRVLRSLKLFARFHQVRVIILALVRALKSMTFLLMLLLIFFYIFAVAGVYFFENYTRSPRQDLEYHECFSDLLNSIVTVFILFTLDHWYALLQDTWKVPEVSRAFSSIYVILWLLLGSIIFRNIIVAMMVTNFQNIRNELNEEMTHLEVQYKADIFKRQIIQRRQNLIPEAQRSSISKLDARDASQRERASDLTEASKQESKQSATRKGSEASKSITKSLSKRGKSTSSFSSSSSSSSCSSISSSRCYDPIGQLDWETHVHQNLPGLMDMDQDERVVWPRDSLFRYFELLEELQYNLEERKRLQEFAVQALMNFEDK, encoded by the exons ATGCCCACTTATCACCCATCAGGACACATGCAACTACCCCGGGCTGATGCCATTCGTTCCCGGCTCATTGATACTTTCTCTCTCATCGAGCATCTCCAAGGCTTGAGCCAAGCTGTGCCACGGCACACCATCCGAGAGATACTTG ATTCTTCCCGTCTGAAGAGTCTTATGTTGGGAGATCAACACCAGCTTGTGCGCTTCTCCATAAAACCTCGTCATGTAGAACGGATTACACATGCCCAGAGGCTAATGAGCACCCTTCGAGTGCGATGCAGCAAGAGGCCACCTCTTTCCTTATGGGCTGGATGGGTCCTTGAGC GTCCTATATTCAGAAACTTTATCATCTTCCTCATCTTTTTGAATACAATTGTGCTGATGGTTGAAATAG AATTGCTCGAATCTGCAAATACCCGATTAGAGACACTGAAGCTGACTCTGGAGGTGGCAGCGTGGTTCATTTTGCTTGTTTTCATCTTGGAGATCCTTCTTATGTGGCTATCCAGCTTTTTCCTCTTCTGGAAGAATGCCTGGAACGTCTTTGACTTTGTGGTCACAGTATTG TCCCTGATGCCTGAGATTGTGGTGCTGGCAGGGGTAACAAGCCAACCTGTATGGCTCCAGTTGCTGAGGATCTGCCGGGTGCTAAGGTCTCTTAAACTCTTTGCACGATTCCATCAAGTTCGAGTCATCATTTTGGCCCTGGTCAGGGCCCTCAAG AGCATGACCTTCCTCCTGATGTTGCTGCTCATCTTCTTCTACATTTTTGCCGTGGCTGGTGTCTACTTCTTCGAGAATTATACCCGTTCACCTCGCCAGGACCTGGAGTATCATGAGTGCTTCTC gGACCTACTGAATTCCATAGTAACCGTGTTCATTCTCTTCACCCTGGATCACTGGTATGCACTGCTTCAGGACACCTGGAAGGTGCCTGAGGTCAGTCGCGCCTTCAGCAGCATCTATGTCATCCTCTGGTTGTTACTTGGTTCCATTATCTTTCGAAATATCATAGTAGCCATGATGG TTACTAACTTCCAGAATATCAGGAATGAGCTGAACGAGGAGATGACACACCTGGAGGTCCAGTACAAAGCCGACATATTCAAGCGGCAGATCATCCAGAG gagaCAAAACCTAATCCCTGAGGCACAGAGGTCAAGCATTAGCAAACTGGATGCCAG AGATGCCAGTCAACGAGAGAGAGCTTCAGACTTAACAGAAGCTTCTAAACAAGAGTCTAAACAGAGTGCCACTAGAAAGGGTTCAGAAGCATCTAAGTCAATAACAAAGTCCTTGTCCAAAAGGGGAAAGTCTacatcttccttctcttcctcctcttcatcttcctcctGCTCGTCTATTTCTAGCTCCAGATGTTATGACCCTATCG GTCAGCTGGACTGGGAGACTCACGTGCACCAGAATCTGCCTGGGCTAATGGACATGGATCAGGATGAACGTGTTGTCTGGCCTAGAGATTCACTCTTCCGGTATTTTGAGTTGCTAGAAGAGCTTCAGTATAACCTGGAGGAGCGTAAGCGGTTACAAGAGTTTGCAG
- the LOC122419602 gene encoding vegetative cell wall protein gp1-like: MQQPQKVGVLGLDKEEFKHHLDLKESALTSTPPPPVLEPPEVGSPQAGRTQGRLPAPQRHTSGSRPVPPGPGFRLAPGPTPSSSQRPGPPFAAPVAPALAASAPPRAPATRRLPAGPARPTQAPHSQSAAATLRPEPGWGVGTSGCRSAWARRAIAG, from the exons ATGCAGCAGCCACAAAAGGTAGGAGTCCTGGGGTTGGACAAAGAGGAATTCAAGCACCACCTGGACCTGAAGGAGTCAG CCCTGACTTCAACTCCTCCGCCTCCGGTTCTGGAGCCCCCTGAGGTCGGCTCTCCGCAGGCGGGACGAACTCAGGGCCGGCTCCCAGCTCCGCAGCGCCACACGTCCGGCTCCCGCCCGGTCCCGCCCGGTCCCGGGTTCCGGCTGGCCCCCGGACCCACCCCCAGCAGCAGCCAGCGACCCGGGCCCCCCTTCGCAGCCCCGGTCGCCCCGGCGCTCGCCGCCTCGGCCCCGCCCCGCGCTCCGGCCACTCGGCGGTTACCAGCTGGTCCCGCCCGCCCGACGCAGGCGCCGCACAGCCAATCGGCGGCTGCCACACTGCGGCCCGAGCCGGGCTGGGGGGTTGGGACCTCCGGCTGCAGGTCCGCCTGGGCCAGACGCGCGATCGCAGGCTGA
- the PDIA3 gene encoding protein disulfide-isomerase A3, translated as MRLRRLPLFPGLALLLAAARLAVASDVLELTDDNFESRITDTGSSGLMLVEFFAPWCGHCKKLAPEYEAAATRLKGIVPLAKVDCTANTNTCNKYGVSGYPTLKIFRDGEESGAYDGPRTADGIVSHLKKQAGPASVPLKTEEEFEKFINDKDASVVGFFKDLFSEAHSEFLKAASNLRDNYRFAHTNIESLVNKYDDDGEGITLFRPSHLTNKFEDKTVAYTEQKMTSGKIKRFIQENIFGICPHMTEDNKDLLQNKDLLIAYYDVDYEKNAKGSNYWRNRVMMVAKKFLDAGKKLYFAVASRKTFSHELSDFGLESTTGEIPVVAIRTAKGEKFVMQEEFSRDGKALERFLQDYFDGNLKRYLKSEPIPESNDGPVKVVVAENFDEIVNNENKDVLIEFYAPWCGHCKNLEPKYKELGEKLRKDPNIVIAKMDATANDVPSPYEVRGFPTIYFSPANKKQNPKKYEGGRELSDFISYLKREATNPPVIQEEKPKKKKKAQEDL; from the exons ATGCGCCTCCGCCGCCTACCGCTGTTCCCGGGCCTGGCGCTGCTCCTCGCCGCGGCCCGCCTCGCTGTTGCCTCCGATGTGCTGGAACTCACGGACGACAACTTCGAGAGTCGCATCACCGACACGGGCTCTTCGGGCCTCATGCTGGTCGAGTTCTTCGCCCCCTG gTGTGGACACTGCAAAAAGCTTGCCCCAGAGTATGAAGCTGCAGCTACCAGATTAAAAGGAATAGTCCCATTAGCAAAG GTGGACTGTACTGCCAACACAAACACTTGTAATAAGTATGGAGTGAGCGGGTACCCCACCCTGAAGATCTTCAGAGATGGTGAAGAGTCGGGGGCCTACGATGGGCCCAGGACTGCTG ATGGAATTGTCAGCCACCTGAAGAAACAGGCTGGACCAGCTTCAGTTCCTCTTAAGACTGAGGAAGAATTTGAAAAGTTCATTAATGATAAAGATGCTTCTGTGGTGG GTTTTTTCAAGGATTTATTCAGTGAAGCTCACTCTGAGTTTCTAAAAGCAGCCAGCAACTTGAGGGATAATTACCGGTTTGCACACACCAATATTGAATCTCTGGTGAACAAATATGATGATGATGGAGA ggGTATCACCTTGTTTCGTCCTTCCCATCTGACGAACAAGTTTGAAGACAAGACGGTGGCATATACAGAACAGAAAATGACCAGTGGGAAGATTAAAAGATTTATTCAGGAAAACAT TTTTGGTATCTGCCCTCACATGACAGAAGACAATAAAGATTTACTACAGAACAAGGATTTACTTATCGCTTACTATGATGTGGACTATGAAAAGAATGCTAAAGGTTCCAACTACTGGAGAAACAG AGTGATGATGGTGGCAAAGAAGTTCCTGGATGCTGGAAAGAAACTCTATTTTGCTGTAGCCAGCCGCAAAACCTTTAGCCACGAACTTTCTGATTTTGGCTTGGAAAGCACTACTGGAGAGATTCCTGTTGTCGCTATCAGAACCGCAAAAGGAGAGAAGTTTGTCATGCAGGAGGAGTTCTC GCGTGATGGCAAGGCTCTTGAGAGATTCCTGCAGGATTACTTTGACGGCAACCTGAAGAGATACCTGAAGTCTGAGCCTATCCCAGAGAGCAACGATGGGCCTGTAAAG GTAGTGGTAGCAGAGAATTTTGATGAAATagtgaataatgaaaataaagatgtgcTGATTGAGTTTTATGCTCCTTGGTGTGGTCACTGTAAGAATCTGGAGCCTAAGTATAAAGAACTGGGAGAGAAG CTCAGAAAAGATCCAAATATTGTCatagccaagatggatgccacaGCCAACGATGTGCCTTCTCCATATGAAGTCAGAGG ttttcctACCATCTACTTTTCTCCAGCCAACAAGAAGCAAAATCCAAAGAAATATGAA gGTGGCCGTGAATTAAGTGATTTTATTAGCTATCTAAAGCGAGAGGCTACAAACCCCCCTGTAATTCAAGAAGAAAaacccaagaagaagaagaaggcacagGAGGATCTCTAA